The Streptococcus sp. S5 genome contains a region encoding:
- the rpsT gene encoding 30S ribosomal protein S20 has protein sequence MEVNNLANIKSAIKRAELNVKQNEKNSAQKSAMRTAIKAFEANPSEELYRAASSAIDKAETKGLIHKNKASRDKARLAAKLG, from the coding sequence ATGGAGGTGAATAACTTGGCAAACATTAAATCAGCTATCAAACGCGCTGAATTGAACGTTAAACAAAACGAAAAAAACTCAGCTCAAAAATCAGCTATGCGTACTGCAATCAAAGCTTTTGAAGCAAACCCATCTGAAGAACTTTACCGCGCTGCTAGCTCAGCTATCGATAAAGCAGAAACTAAAGGTTTGATCCACAAGAACAAAGCTAGCCGTGATAAAGCACGTCTTGCAGCGAAACTTGGTTAA
- a CDS encoding ABC transporter permease gives MSIVTILSILVSSMIVYAAPLIFTSIGGAYSEHAGVVNVGLEGIMVMGAFSGIIFNLTFEPELGSLTPWLSLIVAAGIGVLFSLIHAVATIHFRADHIVSGTVLNLMAPPLAVFLVKAMYNKGQTDNIKVAFGKTSIPVLSKIPVIGDIFFNNASIIGWVAILFSFFAWFIMFKTKFGLRLRSVGEHPQAADTLGINVYKMRYLGVMISGALAGIGGAIYAQSISVNFAVTTIVGPGFIALAAMIFGKWNPIGAMLASLFFGASQSLAVIGNQLPLLKGIPSIYLQIAPYVLTMVVLAAFFGQAVAPKADGVNYIKSK, from the coding sequence ATGAGTATTGTAACGATTTTAAGTATTCTTGTTTCCTCTATGATTGTGTATGCGGCGCCGCTGATCTTCACAAGTATCGGAGGAGCATACTCAGAACACGCTGGGGTTGTTAACGTTGGTCTAGAAGGAATCATGGTTATGGGAGCCTTCTCAGGTATTATCTTTAACTTGACTTTTGAACCTGAGTTAGGAAGTTTGACACCATGGTTGTCCTTGATCGTTGCTGCAGGGATTGGAGTACTCTTCTCCTTGATTCACGCGGTGGCAACCATTCATTTCCGTGCTGACCATATCGTCTCAGGTACAGTATTGAACTTGATGGCACCTCCATTGGCAGTCTTCCTTGTTAAAGCGATGTATAACAAGGGACAAACTGATAATATCAAAGTTGCCTTCGGGAAAACGTCAATTCCAGTCTTATCTAAAATTCCGGTCATTGGGGATATTTTCTTCAACAATGCCAGCATCATCGGCTGGGTTGCGATTCTCTTTTCATTCTTTGCTTGGTTTATCATGTTCAAGACAAAATTTGGATTGCGTCTTCGTTCAGTTGGGGAACACCCACAAGCAGCAGATACATTGGGAATCAATGTTTATAAAATGCGCTACTTAGGAGTGATGATCTCAGGTGCCCTAGCTGGTATTGGAGGAGCCATATACGCTCAATCTATTTCCGTTAACTTTGCGGTGACTACTATTGTTGGTCCTGGGTTCATTGCCCTCGCAGCTATGATTTTCGGGAAATGGAACCCAATCGGGGCCATGCTGGCTAGTCTCTTCTTTGGAGCTTCGCAAAGTTTGGCTGTTATCGGGAATCAATTGCCTTTGCTTAAAGGTATCCCATCCATCTACTTGCAAATTGCGCCTTACGTCTTGACCATGGTTGTCTTGGCAGCCTTCTTCGGACAAGCAGTCGCACCAAAAGCAGATGGTGTTAACTACATTAAATCTAAATAA
- the ldcB gene encoding LD-carboxypeptidase LdcB/DacB encodes MKARFSKLTLVTVALLTLTACSQSQSTSSKSSAREETKQTQTKSSKGTSSAKDTSKETGKEESSKAGKSDVKVDSGVSYNGSYYSVKGKYGEVMIANKHYPLSPDFNPGEDPEAVSALHELIAAMQAEGYPISDQYSGFRSYDTQVGLYQNYVNQDGQEAADRYSARPGYSEHQTGLTFDLIDTSGNLVTEPGPSKWLLKNAAKYGFVVRYQEGKEKVTGYMPESWHLRYIGKEAQDIADSGLSLEEYYGFTGGDYVDK; translated from the coding sequence ATGAAAGCAAGATTTTCCAAATTAACTTTGGTGACAGTTGCCTTGTTAACCTTGACAGCTTGCTCCCAATCTCAATCCACTAGTTCTAAATCTTCTGCAAGAGAAGAAACTAAACAAACGCAGACTAAGTCTTCCAAAGGAACGTCTTCTGCAAAGGATACGTCAAAAGAAACTGGCAAAGAAGAGTCGTCAAAAGCTGGTAAGTCAGATGTGAAAGTGGATTCTGGTGTCAGCTATAATGGTTCCTACTATAGTGTCAAAGGGAAATATGGTGAGGTCATGATCGCCAACAAACATTATCCCTTGTCGCCTGACTTTAACCCAGGTGAAGATCCTGAAGCTGTTTCAGCCCTTCATGAATTGATCGCAGCCATGCAGGCAGAAGGTTATCCGATCAGTGACCAATATAGTGGTTTTCGTAGCTACGATACCCAAGTTGGCCTCTATCAAAACTATGTCAATCAAGATGGTCAGGAGGCAGCAGATCGTTATTCCGCAAGACCGGGTTATAGTGAACACCAAACTGGTTTGACCTTTGATTTGATCGATACCAGTGGTAATTTGGTAACTGAACCTGGACCAAGTAAGTGGTTGCTCAAGAACGCCGCTAAATATGGCTTTGTGGTTCGCTACCAAGAAGGAAAAGAAAAAGTGACAGGCTACATGCCAGAGAGCTGGCATCTCCGCTATATCGGAAAAGAAGCACAAGATATCGCTGACTCAGGTTTGAGTCTGGAAGAATACTATGGCTTCACCGGTGGCGATTACGTTGATAAATAA
- a CDS encoding class I SAM-dependent methyltransferase translates to MSKMYFDVNPDAAHDIHDLAVVLLGQKMNFYTDAGVFSKKMIDYGSQVLLSTLDFQEGESVLDVGCGYGPIGLSLAKAQGVAVTMVDVNERALDLAQKNASRNGVEAQIFSSDVYEAVEGVFDHVISNPPIRAGKKVVHQVITGSFEHLKPSGDLTIVIQKKQGAPSAKAKMEETFGNCETVKKDKGYYILRSEKES, encoded by the coding sequence ATGAGTAAAATGTATTTCGATGTAAACCCAGATGCAGCCCATGATATTCATGATCTGGCTGTTGTTTTATTGGGGCAAAAGATGAATTTTTATACGGACGCCGGCGTCTTTAGTAAAAAAATGATTGATTATGGAAGCCAGGTGCTCTTATCAACTTTGGATTTTCAAGAAGGGGAAAGTGTCCTTGATGTTGGCTGTGGCTATGGTCCAATTGGCCTTTCTCTAGCTAAAGCCCAGGGAGTTGCAGTGACTATGGTCGATGTCAATGAGCGGGCGCTGGACTTGGCTCAGAAAAATGCCAGCCGAAACGGCGTGGAAGCTCAGATCTTTTCTTCAGATGTCTATGAAGCAGTAGAAGGGGTCTTTGACCATGTGATCAGCAATCCGCCAATCCGAGCTGGTAAGAAAGTCGTTCACCAAGTGATCACTGGTAGTTTTGAACATTTGAAACCAAGTGGAGATTTGACCATTGTCATTCAAAAAAAACAAGGAGCTCCCAGCGCTAAGGCCAAGATGGAAGAGACGTTTGGCAATTGTGAGACCGTAAAAAAAGACAAAGGATATTATATTTTAAGAAGTGAGAAAGAATCATGA
- a CDS encoding ABC transporter permease, whose protein sequence is MNKNLKQIAVPLVSVLLGLVLGAIIMWAFSYDALWGYELLFKKAFGSIKSWGNISRAMGPLILVALGFSVASRAGFFNVGLPGQAFAGWIMATWFALSFPNMPRLLMIPMTVLIAAIAGGFIGAIPGFLRAYLGTSEVIITIMMNYIVLYGGNALIHSFPASLMKNKDSTIDVGANAVYQTEWLRNLTDKSQMNIGIFFAIIAVVVIWFLMKKTTLGFEIRAVGLNANAAEYAGMSAKRTIILSMIISGALAGIGGVAEGLGIYSNVYVQTSSMSVGFNGMAVALLAMNSPIGIPFAAFLFGALQIGGVGMKPAAIPEEVVQIVTASIIFFVCAHYIIEKMISMRSAKKGGAN, encoded by the coding sequence ATGAATAAGAATTTAAAACAAATTGCTGTTCCATTGGTGTCTGTCCTTTTAGGACTGGTCTTAGGTGCCATTATTATGTGGGCCTTCAGCTATGATGCCCTTTGGGGATATGAATTGCTGTTTAAGAAAGCCTTTGGTTCGATTAAGAGTTGGGGTAATATTTCCCGTGCTATGGGGCCACTGATTTTAGTTGCTCTTGGATTTTCGGTAGCTAGCCGGGCCGGCTTCTTTAACGTTGGACTTCCTGGTCAGGCTTTTGCAGGATGGATCATGGCGACTTGGTTTGCCCTTTCCTTCCCAAATATGCCTCGCTTACTGATGATTCCGATGACCGTTTTGATTGCGGCTATCGCAGGTGGATTTATTGGAGCGATTCCTGGTTTCCTTCGTGCCTATCTCGGAACCAGTGAGGTCATTATCACCATTATGATGAACTACATTGTTCTCTATGGTGGGAATGCCTTGATTCATAGCTTCCCAGCTTCCTTGATGAAAAATAAGGACTCAACCATTGATGTGGGAGCTAACGCTGTCTACCAAACGGAGTGGTTGCGTAATTTGACAGACAAATCACAAATGAACATCGGGATCTTTTTTGCCATCATCGCAGTGGTGGTCATCTGGTTCTTGATGAAGAAAACAACACTTGGTTTTGAAATCCGTGCCGTTGGTCTCAATGCGAATGCGGCAGAATATGCTGGGATGTCTGCAAAACGGACCATTATCCTTTCTATGATCATTTCTGGTGCTCTTGCTGGTATCGGTGGGGTAGCAGAAGGTCTAGGTATTTACTCAAATGTCTACGTTCAAACCAGCTCAATGAGTGTTGGATTTAACGGAATGGCCGTTGCCCTTCTTGCGATGAATTCACCAATTGGTATTCCATTTGCTGCCTTCTTGTTTGGAGCACTTCAAATTGGGGGAGTTGGTATGAAGCCAGCTGCCATCCCTGAAGAAGTCGTTCAAATTGTGACAGCATCCATTATCTTCTTCGTATGTGCTCACTACATTATTGAAAAGATGATCTCGATGCGTTCAGCTAAAAAAGGAGGAGCAAACTAA
- the deoC gene encoding deoxyribose-phosphate aldolase — translation MKLNKYIDHTLLKPDAQQEQIEKLIEEAKAYDFASVCVNPTWVNFATEGLRDSDVKVCTVIGFPLGANTPFVKACETKNAIQNGADEIDMVINIGALKSKNLALVEEDIQAVVEASGDKLVKVIIETCLLTDDEKIVACQIAKLAGADFVKTSTGFSTGGATVEDVALMRQTVGPDMGVKASGGARSYEDALAFIEAGATRIGTSSGVAIMEGRVAHGDY, via the coding sequence ATGAAGTTAAATAAATATATCGATCACACTCTTTTAAAACCAGATGCGCAACAAGAACAGATCGAAAAGCTAATCGAAGAAGCTAAGGCTTATGATTTTGCGAGTGTCTGTGTGAACCCGACATGGGTGAATTTTGCGACTGAGGGCTTGCGCGATTCAGACGTTAAAGTTTGTACCGTCATTGGTTTTCCTTTAGGAGCAAATACACCATTTGTCAAAGCGTGTGAAACAAAAAATGCTATTCAAAACGGTGCCGATGAGATTGACATGGTCATTAATATTGGGGCTCTTAAGTCTAAGAATTTAGCACTAGTTGAAGAAGATATCCAAGCTGTAGTCGAAGCGAGCGGTGATAAGCTGGTCAAAGTCATCATTGAGACTTGTCTCTTAACAGATGATGAAAAGATCGTTGCTTGTCAAATCGCTAAGTTAGCTGGCGCAGACTTTGTGAAGACTTCAACTGGCTTCTCAACTGGAGGAGCAACGGTTGAAGATGTGGCCTTAATGCGTCAAACTGTTGGACCCGACATGGGTGTTAAAGCTTCTGGTGGTGCTCGCTCTTATGAAGATGCTCTTGCTTTTATCGAAGCAGGTGCGACCCGTATCGGGACTTCTTCTGGTGTAGCCATCATGGAAGGAAGGGTGGCTCATGGCGACTACTGA
- a CDS encoding cytidine deaminase has protein sequence MATTELINLAVEVSKQAYVPYSHFPIGAVLLTKDGEIYTGVNIENASFGLTNCGERTAIFKAVSEGAREFQELIIYGQTEKPISPCGACRQVMAEFFEPDLPVTLVSKDKSTVVMTVKELLPYSFTDLT, from the coding sequence ATGGCGACTACTGAGTTGATCAACTTAGCAGTTGAAGTGAGTAAACAAGCCTATGTGCCTTACTCTCATTTCCCAATTGGAGCTGTACTGCTAACGAAGGATGGCGAAATCTATACAGGTGTCAATATCGAAAATGCCAGTTTTGGTTTAACCAACTGTGGAGAACGGACAGCCATTTTTAAAGCTGTTTCTGAAGGAGCTCGTGAGTTTCAAGAGCTCATTATCTACGGGCAAACAGAAAAGCCCATCTCTCCATGTGGTGCTTGTCGCCAGGTCATGGCTGAATTTTTTGAGCCAGACCTTCCTGTAACCTTAGTATCTAAAGATAAATCGACGGTCGTGATGACGGTCAAGGAATTACTTCCATATTCCTTTACAGACCTGACTTAA
- a CDS encoding pyrimidine-nucleoside phosphorylase, translating to MRAVDIIQKKRDGLALNKEEIEWLIEGYVAGTVPDYQMSAFAMAVYFKGMTTEEISHMTMKMVRTGQQFDLSAIPGIKVDKHSTGGVGDKVTLVLVPLVASFGVPVAKMSGRGLGHTGGTIDKLESIKGFQIERTQEEFIQQVQEIGLSVIGQSDQLVKADKLLYALRDVTATVDTIPLIASSVMSKKIAAGADAILLDVTVGEGAFMKNIEDARRLARTMVDLGNAVGRKTIAVITDMSQPLGTSIGNRLEILEALDILKGQGRADVTEFICELAQIMLKLANVDQSIEAIHEHLKNGQALAKFEEMVVAQGGDLEDLHRPVKVDQVLEVTADQDGVIAALPAMEFGLFAMRLGAGRAVKSDPLDYETGIVFDKKVGEHVKKGERIARIFMNEKNSQERVTEFKKNVKILERAESVKEIIEIIS from the coding sequence ATGAGAGCAGTAGATATCATTCAGAAAAAAAGAGATGGTCTTGCCTTAAACAAGGAAGAAATTGAATGGCTGATTGAGGGCTATGTGGCTGGAACGGTTCCAGATTACCAAATGTCCGCTTTTGCTATGGCCGTTTATTTTAAAGGGATGACGACGGAAGAAATTTCTCATATGACCATGAAGATGGTCCGAACAGGGCAACAGTTTGATCTGTCAGCTATTCCAGGAATCAAGGTAGACAAACATTCGACTGGTGGTGTGGGAGACAAGGTGACCTTGGTCTTGGTGCCTTTGGTTGCGAGTTTCGGAGTGCCGGTTGCCAAAATGAGTGGTCGTGGCTTAGGCCACACAGGTGGGACCATCGATAAGTTGGAATCCATTAAAGGCTTTCAGATTGAACGGACTCAAGAGGAATTTATCCAGCAGGTGCAGGAGATCGGCTTATCGGTCATTGGTCAATCCGACCAACTCGTAAAAGCAGACAAACTCTTGTATGCTCTGCGTGATGTAACGGCGACAGTGGATACCATTCCTTTGATTGCTAGCTCCGTCATGAGTAAGAAAATTGCTGCTGGTGCGGATGCCATTCTTTTGGACGTGACAGTGGGCGAGGGTGCCTTCATGAAGAATATTGAGGATGCTCGTCGCTTAGCACGTACCATGGTGGATCTTGGAAATGCAGTGGGTCGGAAAACCATCGCTGTTATTACAGATATGAGCCAACCATTGGGAACCAGTATTGGCAATCGTTTAGAGATTTTGGAAGCCCTGGATATTCTGAAAGGACAGGGGCGTGCTGATGTCACAGAGTTTATTTGTGAATTAGCGCAAATCATGTTGAAATTGGCCAATGTAGATCAATCGATTGAAGCCATCCATGAACACTTGAAAAATGGTCAGGCTTTAGCGAAGTTTGAAGAAATGGTTGTGGCTCAAGGTGGAGACTTAGAAGATTTGCATCGTCCCGTTAAAGTGGATCAGGTCCTTGAAGTAACAGCGGACCAAGATGGCGTCATTGCTGCTTTACCTGCCATGGAGTTTGGTTTGTTTGCTATGCGCCTGGGTGCTGGTCGTGCTGTCAAATCAGATCCCCTCGATTATGAAACAGGGATTGTGTTTGACAAAAAAGTGGGAGAGCACGTCAAAAAAGGGGAACGCATTGCCCGCATTTTCATGAATGAAAAAAATTCACAAGAAAGAGTTACAGAATTCAAAAAAAATGTTAAAATACTAGAAAGGGCTGAAAGCGTTAAAGAAATTATTGAAATAATATCTTAA
- the coaA gene encoding type I pantothenate kinase, whose amino-acid sequence MDKEFLHFEKINRETWQNLHRKTTPPLSQTELNSIKSFNDRINLQDVRDVYLPLTNLIGIYKRSKEDLAFSKGIFLQKTSERQPFIIGVSGSVAVGKSTTSRLLQILLSRTFEGSTVELVTTDGFLYPNAILKEQEILNRKGFPESYDMELLLDFLNQIKNNKSVEIPVYSHEIYDIVPDEKQTILPADFVIVEGINVFQNPQNDSLYMTDFFDFSIYVDAAVDDIESWYIDRFQKLLELAQNDPNNYYYRFTEQPLEEVLSMAHQVWESINLVNLQHYIQPTRNRADLILHKATNHEIDEIYLKR is encoded by the coding sequence ATGGACAAAGAATTTCTACATTTTGAAAAAATTAATAGGGAAACTTGGCAAAATTTGCACCGCAAAACCACCCCACCTCTCTCTCAAACAGAGCTCAATTCTATTAAAAGTTTTAACGACCGCATCAACCTCCAGGATGTACGTGACGTCTACCTGCCTTTGACAAACCTGATTGGAATCTACAAGCGTTCCAAAGAAGATTTGGCCTTCTCAAAAGGTATTTTTCTTCAAAAAACGAGTGAACGCCAACCCTTTATCATTGGGGTTTCAGGGAGCGTTGCGGTTGGAAAATCTACCACTAGCCGTTTACTTCAAATCCTGCTGTCGCGAACCTTCGAAGGCTCGACAGTAGAATTGGTGACAACAGATGGCTTCCTCTATCCAAATGCTATCTTAAAAGAACAAGAGATCCTCAATCGAAAAGGATTTCCAGAAAGCTATGATATGGAATTGCTCCTTGATTTTCTTAATCAAATCAAAAACAACAAGAGCGTAGAAATCCCTGTCTATTCCCACGAAATATACGATATTGTCCCAGATGAGAAGCAAACGATTTTACCAGCTGATTTTGTCATTGTCGAAGGAATCAATGTCTTTCAAAATCCGCAAAATGACAGTCTCTATATGACCGATTTCTTTGATTTTTCAATCTATGTGGATGCCGCGGTCGACGATATCGAATCTTGGTATATCGATCGCTTCCAAAAACTTCTTGAATTAGCTCAAAATGATCCCAATAACTACTACTATCGATTTACAGAGCAACCCCTAGAAGAAGTTTTAAGCATGGCCCATCAGGTCTGGGAATCCATTAATTTAGTTAACTTACAACATTACATTCAACCAACCAGAAACCGAGCTGATCTGATTCTCCATAAAGCAACCAACCATGAAATCGACGAAATTTATCTCAAACGCTAG
- a CDS encoding BMP family lipoprotein: MNKKQWLGLGLVTVAAIGLAACGNRASKKDSANSESKTDLKAAIVTDTGGVDDKSFNQSAWEGLQAWGKENGLSKGNGFDYFQSTDESQYATNLDEAVSNDYKLIFGVGFALRDAVEKAASDNEETNFVIIDDRIEGKKNVASAVFADNEAGYLAGIAAAKTTKTKQVGFVGGMESEVITRFRAGFEAGVKSVDPSIKVQVDYAGSFGDAAKGKTIAAAQYAAGADVIYQVAGGTGAGVFSEAKDLNEKKNEDEKVWVLGVDRDQKAEGEYTSKDGKKSNFVLASSLKKVGESVKDLAKKAADGKFPGGKVITYSLKDGGVDLTTDNLSADAKKAVEDAKAKILDGSLKVPEK; the protein is encoded by the coding sequence ATGAACAAGAAACAATGGCTAGGCCTTGGTCTAGTAACTGTCGCTGCTATCGGACTTGCAGCATGTGGAAATCGTGCGTCTAAAAAAGATAGCGCAAACTCAGAATCAAAAACTGATTTGAAAGCTGCTATCGTTACCGATACTGGTGGTGTGGATGACAAATCATTCAACCAATCTGCTTGGGAAGGTTTGCAAGCTTGGGGGAAAGAAAACGGTCTTTCTAAAGGGAACGGATTTGACTACTTCCAATCAACAGATGAATCTCAATATGCGACAAACCTTGATGAAGCTGTTTCTAACGACTACAAATTGATCTTTGGTGTTGGTTTTGCCTTGCGTGATGCAGTAGAAAAAGCGGCTTCTGACAACGAAGAAACAAACTTTGTTATCATTGACGACCGTATTGAAGGTAAAAAGAACGTAGCATCTGCTGTCTTTGCCGACAACGAAGCTGGTTACCTTGCTGGTATCGCTGCTGCGAAAACTACAAAAACTAAACAAGTTGGTTTTGTAGGTGGTATGGAAAGTGAAGTTATCACTCGTTTCCGCGCTGGATTTGAAGCTGGTGTTAAATCTGTTGACCCATCTATCAAAGTTCAAGTAGACTACGCTGGTTCATTCGGTGACGCTGCTAAAGGTAAAACAATTGCTGCTGCACAATACGCTGCAGGTGCTGACGTTATCTATCAAGTAGCTGGTGGTACTGGAGCAGGTGTCTTCTCTGAAGCAAAAGACTTGAACGAGAAGAAAAATGAAGACGAAAAAGTTTGGGTTCTTGGTGTGGACCGTGACCAAAAAGCTGAAGGTGAATACACTTCTAAAGATGGTAAAAAATCTAACTTTGTCTTGGCTTCAAGCTTGAAGAAAGTCGGAGAATCTGTAAAAGACTTGGCTAAGAAAGCTGCTGACGGTAAATTCCCTGGCGGTAAAGTGATTACTTATAGCTTGAAAGATGGTGGAGTTGATTTGACAACTGACAACCTTTCTGCAGATGCTAAAAAAGCTGTCGAAGATGCCAAAGCTAAAATCCTTGATGGATCTCTTAAAGTTCCTGAAAAATAA
- a CDS encoding DNA topology modulation protein: MKIVIIGYSGSGKSTLAENLARYYSIPKLHMDTLQFQPGWIDSDRDWMEKEMRQFLSDHRDWVIDGNYSWCCYEERMEQADQIIFLNFSRWNCLFRAWKRYRRYKGRVRESMAAGCPERFDWEFIRWILWDGRQARQVTRYQTIGQNYPDKFLSLKNQKELDEFLKNIQ; encoded by the coding sequence ATGAAAATTGTTATTATCGGCTATTCTGGATCTGGAAAATCTACCTTGGCTGAAAACTTAGCTCGCTACTACTCCATTCCCAAGCTCCATATGGACACCCTTCAATTTCAACCGGGCTGGATAGACAGTGACCGGGATTGGATGGAGAAAGAGATGAGACAGTTTCTCAGCGATCATAGAGACTGGGTCATTGATGGCAATTACTCTTGGTGCTGCTATGAGGAAAGAATGGAGCAAGCCGACCAGATTATCTTTCTCAACTTCTCTCGTTGGAACTGCCTCTTTAGAGCCTGGAAACGATACCGCCGTTATAAGGGACGCGTCCGTGAGAGTATGGCGGCAGGTTGCCCCGAACGCTTTGACTGGGAATTCATCCGTTGGATCCTTTGGGACGGTCGCCAAGCTAGACAGGTCACACGCTATCAGACTATCGGCCAAAACTATCCAGACAAATTTCTCTCTCTCAAGAATCAAAAAGAGCTGGATGAGTTTCTAAAAAACATACAATAA
- a CDS encoding ABC transporter ATP-binding protein, with protein sequence MTHEYVIEMREITKKFGDFVANDKINLQLRKGEIHALLGENGAGKSTLMNMLAGLLEPTSGDIVVNGNTVNLDSPSKAASLGIGMVHQHFMLVEAFTVVENIILGSETTKHGVLDLKKASQDILDLSKKYGLAVDPHAKVEDISVGAQQRVEILKTLYRGADILIFDEPTAVLTPAEIEELMTIMKNLANEGKSIILITHKLDEIRAVSDRVTVIRRGKSIETVEIGGATNQDLAEMMVGRSVSFKTEKGPSQPKEVVLSIENLVVNENRGVPAVKNLSLELRAGEVVGIAGIDGNGQSELIQAITGLRKVKSGSIKIKGKDVVGLRPRQITEMKVGHVPEDRHRDGLVLDMMISENMALQTYYKEPLSKNGILNYPNITSYAKKLMEEFDVRAASEVVPAKALSGGNQQKAIIAREIDRDPDLLIVSQPTRGLDVGAIEYIHKRLIQERDNGKAVLVVSFELDEILNVSDRIAVIHDGKIQGIVTPETTNKQELGILMAGGQVKEGASNE encoded by the coding sequence ATGACACATGAATATGTCATCGAAATGCGTGAGATTACCAAAAAATTTGGTGACTTTGTAGCAAATGATAAGATTAATCTTCAGTTGCGCAAAGGTGAAATCCATGCACTTCTTGGAGAAAATGGTGCAGGGAAATCTACCCTGATGAATATGCTGGCTGGTTTGTTGGAACCAACAAGCGGAGACATTGTGGTAAATGGAAATACTGTTAACCTAGACTCACCTTCAAAAGCAGCTTCTTTAGGAATTGGAATGGTGCACCAACACTTTATGTTGGTTGAAGCCTTCACTGTTGTTGAAAATATCATCCTTGGTTCTGAAACCACTAAACATGGTGTTTTGGACCTTAAAAAAGCCAGCCAAGATATCCTTGATTTGTCTAAAAAATATGGCTTGGCAGTAGATCCACATGCTAAAGTTGAGGATATTTCCGTTGGTGCGCAGCAACGTGTGGAAATCTTAAAGACGCTTTATCGTGGAGCCGACATCCTGATCTTCGATGAACCAACTGCAGTGTTGACACCAGCTGAAATCGAAGAATTGATGACAATCATGAAGAACTTGGCGAATGAAGGAAAATCCATTATCTTGATTACGCACAAGTTGGATGAAATCCGTGCTGTTTCAGACCGCGTAACGGTTATTCGCCGTGGGAAATCTATTGAGACAGTAGAGATTGGTGGAGCTACTAACCAAGACTTGGCCGAAATGATGGTCGGCCGTTCTGTTTCCTTTAAGACTGAAAAAGGTCCTTCTCAACCGAAAGAAGTGGTCTTGTCGATCGAAAACTTGGTTGTAAACGAAAACCGTGGTGTCCCAGCTGTTAAGAATTTGTCACTGGAACTTCGTGCTGGTGAAGTCGTTGGGATCGCAGGGATTGATGGAAATGGTCAGTCTGAGTTGATCCAAGCCATTACAGGTCTACGGAAGGTAAAATCGGGTTCAATTAAGATTAAAGGCAAGGATGTTGTAGGACTACGTCCACGTCAAATCACAGAAATGAAGGTAGGGCACGTCCCTGAAGACCGTCACCGGGATGGTTTGGTCCTTGATATGATGATCTCTGAAAACATGGCTCTTCAAACTTACTACAAAGAACCTCTTAGCAAGAATGGTATTTTAAATTATCCAAATATTACCTCTTATGCCAAGAAGTTGATGGAAGAGTTTGACGTTCGTGCAGCCAGTGAAGTGGTACCTGCTAAGGCTCTCTCAGGAGGGAACCAGCAAAAAGCCATTATCGCTCGCGAAATCGATCGCGATCCAGATCTCTTAATCGTCAGCCAGCCGACTCGTGGATTGGACGTTGGAGCGATCGAATATATCCACAAACGTTTGATTCAAGAACGGGATAATGGAAAAGCCGTTCTGGTTGTCAGCTTTGAATTAGATGAAATTTTGAATGTTTCTGACCGTATTGCAGTTATTCATGATGGGAAGATCCAAGGGATCGTAACCCCTGAAACAACGAATAAGCAAGAACTTGGAATCCTCATGGCAGGAGGACAAGTAAAGGAGGGAGCATCAAATGAATAA